The sequence TGTACGGTGGCACTTTAATTGGGGCTGTGAGACATCACGGATATGTACCATGGGATGATGATATCGATGTAATCATGTTTAGAGAAGACTTTGAAAAACTAAATAAAATTTTAGAAAAAAATATTGATTGTAAGTTTAGATTCATGAATTGTTTAAATGAAAAAACATACCATTATACCTGGGGAAGACTGATGCTGAAAAATACTCTTTTCAAAGAATGGTGGGCTGATCAGGTCGATTATACTCCGAACATATATATTGATATTTTTATTTTAGATAATATCCCAAACAACAAATTCAAAAGATTTATCCATAGATGGAAGTGTTATTTTTTAAATATGCTATCATCCTATTCTTCGATTAAATATGAAAACGATTCAAAAATAAAAAAAATAATTCAGCAAACAGTTTATTATACAATGAAAATACTTCATATCTCCCCATATACTATTAGAAAAAAATGTGTTAAATCTTTCACCCAATATCAAAATGAAGACTGTGAAGAAGTATGTGATTTTCCTTCTTCCGGAATAATGCCAATTTCTTTTAAAACTGATTGGATTCCTTTAAAAAAAGTAAAATTCGAAGATATTGAAGTTAATATTCCAAATAATTATGATAAAATATTGAA is a genomic window of uncultured Methanobrevibacter sp. containing:
- a CDS encoding phosphorylcholine transferase LicD; this encodes MIKEKRYNDETLKHQQQVSMKILKYLIEICEEHKLTYFMYGGTLIGAVRHHGYVPWDDDIDVIMFREDFEKLNKILEKNIDCKFRFMNCLNEKTYHYTWGRLMLKNTLFKEWWADQVDYTPNIYIDIFILDNIPNNKFKRFIHRWKCYFLNMLSSYSSIKYENDSKIKKIIQQTVYYTMKILHISPYTIRKKCVKSFTQYQNEDCEEVCDFPSSGIMPISFKTDWIPLKKVKFEDIEVNIPNNYDKILKLEYGDYMELPPEESRFRTAPEEIDFGEY